A portion of the Sulfitobacter sp. S190 genome contains these proteins:
- the hisD gene encoding histidinol dehydrogenase, whose protein sequence is MTRDYLKKATLTAKSDASETHETVKNILSDIEAGGDAKAMEYAKKFDRYEGNVLLTQDEIDAAIARVPEKLKADIRFAHDNVKRFAELQKSTVEDVEMEIAPGFVAGQKAIPVDAAGCYVPGGRYSHIASAIMTVTTAKVAGCEHITACSPPRPDEGVNPAIVYAAHICGADKIMAMGGVQGVAAMTFGLFGLPKANILVGPGNQFVAEAKRILFGRVGIDMIAGPTDSLVLADKDADAHIVATDLVSQAEHGYNSPVWLVTDDRALAEKVMELVPGMIEDLPQLNRDNAFAAWRDYAEVIVCKDREDMAACSDEYAPEHLTVQAEDLDWWLNRLTCYGSLFLGEETTVSYGDKATGTNHVLPTSGAASYTGGLSVHKYMKIVTWQRATRDGSKAVAEATARISRLEGMEGHARAADVRLAKYFPGENFDLSAEG, encoded by the coding sequence ATGACCCGCGACTACCTGAAAAAAGCCACCCTGACCGCCAAGTCGGATGCCTCCGAAACCCACGAGACCGTCAAGAACATCCTGTCGGACATCGAAGCGGGCGGCGATGCCAAGGCGATGGAATACGCCAAGAAATTCGACCGCTACGAGGGCAATGTCTTGCTCACGCAGGATGAAATCGACGCCGCAATCGCCCGCGTGCCCGAAAAGCTCAAGGCCGATATCCGCTTCGCCCACGACAACGTCAAACGCTTTGCCGAATTGCAAAAAAGCACCGTGGAAGACGTCGAGATGGAAATCGCGCCGGGGTTCGTGGCGGGTCAAAAGGCGATTCCGGTGGATGCCGCGGGCTGCTATGTGCCCGGCGGACGCTATAGCCACATCGCCAGCGCAATCATGACCGTGACAACCGCCAAGGTGGCGGGCTGCGAACACATCACCGCCTGCTCGCCCCCCCGCCCCGACGAAGGCGTCAATCCCGCGATCGTCTATGCCGCGCACATCTGCGGCGCGGACAAGATCATGGCGATGGGCGGCGTGCAGGGCGTGGCCGCGATGACCTTCGGACTTTTCGGTCTGCCCAAGGCCAACATCCTCGTGGGCCCGGGCAACCAGTTCGTCGCCGAAGCCAAACGCATCCTCTTCGGCCGCGTGGGCATCGACATGATCGCGGGGCCCACCGACAGCCTCGTGCTCGCCGACAAGGACGCCGACGCGCATATCGTGGCCACCGATTTGGTCAGCCAGGCCGAACACGGCTACAATTCGCCGGTCTGGCTGGTCACCGACGACCGGGCACTCGCCGAAAAGGTCATGGAACTGGTGCCCGGCATGATCGAGGATCTGCCCCAGCTCAACCGCGACAACGCCTTCGCCGCATGGCGTGACTACGCCGAAGTGATCGTGTGCAAGGACCGCGAAGACATGGCCGCCTGTTCGGACGAATACGCACCCGAACACCTCACCGTACAGGCCGAAGACCTCGACTGGTGGCTCAACCGGCTCACCTGCTACGGCTCGCTGTTTCTGGGCGAAGAAACCACCGTGTCCTACGGGGACAAGGCAACAGGCACCAACCACGTGCTGCCCACCTCCGGTGCGGCCAGCTATACCGGCGGGCTGTCGGTGCACAAATACATGAAAATCGTCACGTGGCAGCGCGCCACCCGCGACGGCTCCAAGGCCGTGGCCGAGGCGACGGCCCGCATTTCGCGGCTCGAAGGCATGGAAGGCCACGCGCGCGCGGCCGACGTGCGGCTGGCGAAATACTTCCCCGGCGAAAACTTCGATCTGTCGGCCGAAGGCTGA
- a CDS encoding TRAP transporter large permease — translation MLWNQVSQTVELGWDFYLPVIMFVALIGLAVPVWAAIGVSAIVMLFMSGDLPLSLVGESLFAGIDAFALTAVPLFILTGDVLVRTGLSRKFLDVAEALTCFTKGGFGSATVLVCGMFAAISGSDAAGAAAVGRMTIARLVESGYPRPYACALVAAGACTGILIPPSIAYIIIGLVLGISASTLFLAALIPGLAILLAILITNLIVNRIYVYEGGGQMTLGEWGANLAKALKSGWYAFIVPGIIFYGIFSGRLTPTEAGATAVVVTIIMGFILRTLSFADFPAMLLSSAKVNGVILPIIAFSAPLAEALAIMGVPQGFVTSVTAMTDEPWLLILLMIGILIAAGCVMETTPNIVILAPILKPLADNIGMNEIQFCIMMITALGVGFITPPLGLNLFVVSGITGESILKIAARAVPFVLCMFIVVLLIAYVPAISTTLLPDIYK, via the coding sequence ATGCTTTGGAACCAAGTCAGTCAAACGGTCGAGCTGGGCTGGGACTTTTACCTGCCGGTGATCATGTTCGTCGCACTCATCGGTCTGGCCGTGCCGGTCTGGGCCGCCATCGGTGTCTCCGCAATCGTGATGTTGTTCATGTCGGGCGATCTGCCACTGAGCCTCGTGGGCGAAAGCCTGTTTGCGGGCATCGACGCCTTCGCCCTTACCGCTGTGCCGCTGTTCATCCTGACGGGCGACGTGCTGGTGCGCACCGGGCTCAGTCGAAAATTCCTCGACGTGGCCGAGGCGCTGACCTGCTTTACCAAGGGCGGCTTCGGGTCTGCCACGGTCCTGGTCTGCGGCATGTTCGCGGCGATTTCCGGCTCTGATGCGGCGGGCGCTGCCGCCGTGGGGCGCATGACCATCGCCCGGCTGGTGGAATCGGGCTACCCGCGACCCTATGCCTGTGCGCTGGTGGCCGCGGGGGCCTGTACCGGCATCCTGATCCCGCCGTCGATCGCCTATATCATCATCGGCCTCGTGCTGGGCATATCCGCCTCGACGCTGTTTTTGGCCGCCCTGATCCCCGGTCTGGCGATCCTGCTGGCCATCCTGATCACCAACCTGATCGTCAACCGCATCTACGTCTACGAAGGCGGTGGCCAGATGACACTGGGCGAATGGGGAGCAAACCTCGCCAAGGCGCTCAAATCGGGCTGGTACGCATTCATCGTGCCCGGCATCATTTTCTACGGTATCTTCTCGGGCCGGCTCACGCCCACCGAAGCGGGTGCCACCGCCGTTGTCGTCACCATCATCATGGGCTTTATCCTGCGCACGCTCAGCTTTGCGGACTTCCCCGCGATGTTGCTCAGCTCGGCCAAGGTCAACGGGGTCATCCTGCCCATCATCGCCTTTTCCGCGCCACTGGCCGAAGCCTTGGCCATCATGGGTGTGCCGCAAGGCTTCGTGACCTCGGTCACCGCCATGACGGACGAGCCGTGGCTGCTGATCCTGCTGATGATCGGCATCCTGATCGCGGCGGGCTGTGTGATGGAAACCACGCCCAACATCGTCATCCTCGCGCCCATCCTCAAACCTCTGGCTGACAACATCGGCATGAACGAAATCCAGTTCTGCATCATGATGATCACCGCATTGGGGGTCGGCTTCATCACGCCACCGCTCGGTCTCAACCTCTTTGTCGTATCTGGCATTACAGGTGAGTCCATTCTGAAGATTGCCGCGCGTGCGGTGCCCTTCGTACTCTGCATGTTCATCGTCGTTCTTCTGATCGCTTACGTGCCCGCCATTTCAACAACTCTCCTGCCGGACATCTACAAGTAG
- a CDS encoding TRAP transporter small permease, whose product MKMLRRLDRDAERWLLLTFYVMLVITMAVEVLRREIFSYSSIWGEEIVRYSFIYLAWIGAAAAVKERAHIRIDVIMHYLGPRPKALLYIFGDLVMMFVAVIALYWSYEAVHVSAKFGSVTDGLRISKVWFLMAVPTGFALIIWRLLQSLRRDFHSLRTGQPVYEGDTLFD is encoded by the coding sequence ATGAAGATGCTGCGCCGCCTTGACCGCGATGCCGAACGCTGGCTGCTTTTGACATTCTACGTGATGCTCGTGATCACGATGGCCGTCGAAGTGCTCAGGCGTGAAATCTTTTCCTACTCGTCGATCTGGGGCGAAGAGATCGTGCGCTACTCCTTCATCTACCTCGCGTGGATCGGGGCCGCCGCCGCGGTCAAGGAACGCGCCCACATCCGCATCGACGTGATCATGCACTACCTCGGACCGCGCCCCAAGGCGCTGCTCTATATCTTCGGCGATCTGGTGATGATGTTCGTCGCCGTCATCGCCCTCTACTGGTCCTACGAGGCGGTTCATGTCTCCGCAAAATTCGGCTCCGTCACCGACGGGCTGCGCATCTCGAAGGTCTGGTTCCTGATGGCCGTCCCGACGGGTTTCGCACTTATCATCTGGCGCCTGCTGCAATCGCTGCGCCGCGATTTTCACAGCCTTCGGACGGGACAACCCGTCTACGAAGGCGATACATTGTTCGATTGA
- a CDS encoding TRAP transporter substrate-binding protein encodes MDQDRKDIASAERRNFLKLMGTGGFTAAMVAGASGLLWSSEAAAQTANEERDREKAAEHVMTIGTAYVLGASRSYPIMQLDLKENIQNATNGKVYVKLAPGGQLGSGGNLVQKVQGGTIQAAQHSLSNFAPFASTVDLINMPYLCGSNQRFTNLVNSDFWKGNVEPKVEENGFKALFYVNIDPRVVAVRKGGAGAVLSPSDLGGVKFRVPGSKMLQQYYRMVGANPTPVAWGETPSAIKQGVADALDPSVGALYVFGFKDILSHVTFTQAVPDSQVYSCNLEWFNSMPADIQEGIMWGSEMTAHQNLSKVPSARAYAMAELAKAGVEFHSLSDDQLGEWKEAGGYQRSEWDSFKTELAGSMDAFAKMEEAAGTQGKYFVHDA; translated from the coding sequence ATGGATCAAGATCGCAAGGACATTGCGTCGGCCGAGCGCCGGAATTTTCTCAAACTGATGGGCACGGGCGGGTTTACCGCCGCGATGGTCGCCGGGGCCAGCGGGCTCTTGTGGTCCAGCGAAGCGGCCGCACAAACCGCCAACGAAGAGCGCGACCGCGAAAAAGCGGCCGAGCACGTGATGACCATCGGCACCGCCTACGTGCTGGGTGCCTCGCGCAGCTATCCCATCATGCAGCTGGACCTGAAGGAAAACATCCAGAACGCCACCAACGGCAAGGTCTATGTGAAACTGGCCCCCGGTGGCCAGCTGGGATCCGGCGGCAACCTCGTGCAGAAGGTTCAGGGCGGCACCATTCAGGCGGCACAACACTCCCTGTCGAACTTCGCACCCTTCGCGTCCACGGTTGACCTGATCAACATGCCGTATCTGTGCGGTTCGAACCAACGCTTCACCAACCTCGTGAATTCCGATTTCTGGAAAGGCAACGTAGAGCCCAAGGTCGAGGAAAACGGGTTTAAGGCGCTGTTCTACGTCAACATCGACCCCCGCGTCGTTGCCGTGCGCAAAGGCGGTGCCGGTGCGGTGCTCTCGCCCTCCGATCTGGGCGGGGTCAAGTTCCGCGTGCCGGGCTCCAAGATGCTGCAGCAGTACTACCGCATGGTCGGCGCAAACCCGACACCGGTGGCCTGGGGCGAAACACCCTCCGCGATCAAACAGGGCGTGGCCGACGCGCTCGACCCCTCCGTGGGCGCGCTCTATGTCTTCGGCTTCAAGGACATCCTCAGCCACGTGACCTTCACGCAAGCGGTGCCGGACAGCCAAGTCTATTCGTGCAACCTCGAATGGTTCAACTCGATGCCCGCCGACATTCAGGAAGGCATCATGTGGGGCTCTGAAATGACCGCCCACCAGAACCTGAGCAAAGTGCCCTCCGCGCGGGCCTACGCGATGGCGGAACTGGCCAAGGCAGGCGTCGAATTCCACAGCCTCAGCGATGACCAGCTGGGCGAATGGAAAGAGGCAGGCGGCTACCAGCGCTCCGAATGGGACAGCTTCAAAACCGAACTGGCAGGCTCAATGGACGCCTTCGCCAAGATGGAAGAAGCCGCCGGCACGCAAGGCAAATACTTCGTGCACGACGCCTGA
- a CDS encoding LacI family DNA-binding transcriptional regulator, translating to MDQTPQKILATPAVPTLDDVARKAGVSTATVSRCLNTADKVSQKTRSRVMAAVEALGYTPNFGARAMAARRTFTIGAIIPTMENAIFARGLQAFQEELHTKGYTLLVSSTSYRPDIEAEQIRSLVSRGADGLLLIGYDRDAAIFDYLQRRAVPTLVAWAFDPDNPQPSIGFDNRASMQELTATVLGMGHRDVAVISGIVEGNDRARQRLAGIRAGLRAGGIDPDQVPVIETPYEIENGANAFGQLMAAPHRPTVVMCGNDVLAVGAIQRAHEMGLRVPQDVSITGFDDIELARIVSPQLTTVHVPHRTMGTRAAQELIRMVEKESTGTSVQLDSALRMRGSLRALDAGASG from the coding sequence ATGGATCAGACCCCGCAGAAAATACTGGCGACGCCTGCCGTGCCCACGCTCGATGATGTGGCGCGCAAGGCCGGTGTGTCGACGGCGACTGTGTCGCGGTGCCTGAACACCGCCGACAAGGTGTCCCAGAAGACGCGGTCGCGGGTCATGGCGGCGGTGGAGGCGTTGGGCTACACGCCCAATTTCGGGGCCCGCGCGATGGCCGCACGCCGCACCTTCACCATCGGTGCGATCATTCCGACGATGGAGAACGCGATTTTTGCGCGCGGTTTGCAGGCCTTTCAGGAAGAGCTGCACACAAAGGGGTATACGCTTCTGGTGTCGAGTACGTCCTACCGGCCCGATATCGAGGCGGAGCAGATCCGCTCGCTCGTGTCGCGCGGGGCGGACGGGTTGTTGTTGATCGGCTATGACAGGGATGCGGCGATTTTCGATTACCTGCAGCGCCGTGCCGTGCCGACGCTGGTGGCGTGGGCGTTCGATCCCGACAATCCGCAACCGTCCATCGGCTTTGATAACCGTGCCTCCATGCAGGAGCTGACGGCGACGGTTCTGGGCATGGGTCACCGCGATGTCGCCGTGATTTCGGGCATTGTCGAAGGCAACGACCGTGCGCGCCAGCGTTTGGCAGGCATACGGGCGGGCCTGCGGGCAGGGGGGATCGACCCCGATCAGGTGCCGGTCATCGAGACCCCCTACGAGATCGAAAACGGCGCGAATGCCTTTGGCCAGTTGATGGCTGCGCCGCACCGCCCCACGGTGGTGATGTGCGGCAATGACGTGCTGGCCGTGGGCGCGATCCAGCGCGCGCATGAGATGGGACTACGGGTGCCGCAGGACGTGTCGATCACCGGTTTCGATGACATAGAGCTGGCGCGGATCGTGTCGCCGCAATTGACCACCGTGCACGTGCCGCACCGCACGATGGGCACGCGCGCCGCGCAGGAGCTGATCCGCATGGTCGAGAAGGAAAGCACCGGCACATCGGTGCAGCTGGACAGTGCGCTGCGGATGCGCGGGTCTTTGCGGGCGCTGGATGCGGGTGCGTCAGGCTAG
- a CDS encoding serine aminopeptidase domain-containing protein, which translates to MPSATTADADVQQRPVTFASVDRTLTGTVFEPRTTPRAIVVLSPAVGVRARYYSAFADWLVRKHTVACLTYDYRDFGASSAGPTHRSDATLGDWAVTDGQSARAFAQAQFGELPQWIIGHSLGGMCLPLQTGLSRVARVITVGSGAVHAADHPWPYQALARTFWSWPVRGIVAAKGMVPGRLMGLGADLPAGVYRQWRRWCTTRGSYAIDIGKTLPPPNAEPLGCRVKFVAIADDALVPPAAVWRLMTHYGDTPRQQLTLKPSAFGLDAIGHIEVFSASRQSTWDAILA; encoded by the coding sequence ATGCCCTCCGCCACCACAGCCGATGCCGATGTCCAACAGCGCCCCGTCACCTTTGCGTCGGTCGACCGGACCCTGACCGGCACAGTATTCGAACCACGCACCACCCCCCGCGCGATTGTCGTGCTCAGCCCTGCCGTCGGTGTGCGGGCGCGGTACTACTCCGCCTTCGCAGACTGGTTGGTGCGCAAGCACACCGTCGCGTGCCTGACCTATGATTACCGCGACTTCGGCGCATCTTCGGCGGGCCCGACGCACCGGTCCGACGCGACGCTCGGTGACTGGGCAGTGACGGATGGCCAATCGGCACGGGCCTTCGCGCAGGCGCAGTTCGGGGAATTGCCCCAATGGATCATCGGTCACTCGCTGGGCGGCATGTGCCTGCCGCTGCAAACCGGTCTGTCACGCGTCGCGCGGGTCATCACCGTGGGCAGCGGTGCGGTCCACGCGGCCGACCACCCGTGGCCCTATCAGGCGCTGGCGCGCACGTTCTGGTCATGGCCGGTGCGCGGCATCGTTGCGGCGAAAGGCATGGTGCCGGGTCGGTTGATGGGGCTGGGTGCGGATTTGCCCGCCGGCGTGTACAGGCAATGGCGGCGGTGGTGCACCACACGTGGATCCTACGCAATCGACATCGGCAAAACCCTGCCCCCACCCAACGCGGAACCACTGGGCTGCCGGGTCAAATTCGTGGCCATCGCCGATGACGCGCTGGTTCCGCCTGCGGCCGTGTGGCGCCTGATGACGCACTACGGCGACACGCCGCGCCAACAACTGACCCTGAAGCCTTCCGCCTTCGGGCTCGACGCCATCGGCCATATCGAGGTGTTCTCCGCCAGCCGCCAATCCACGTGGGACGCGATCCTAGCCTGA
- a CDS encoding TetR/AcrR family transcriptional regulator, which translates to MTAARLFQEKGFNGVGLTEILTATGVPKGSLYHHFPGGKPDLALEAAELAHRETLRIIDDAFGSAADFEAGAATLFYKLAKLFDLMGKTAGCPISQILFDGAEDATFRTATARYFETWMATIAAHAERLGVDGAVADAQAKRLFLTLQGAWTLARATGRSDTLREVPALLFAAPR; encoded by the coding sequence GTGACTGCCGCCCGCTTGTTTCAGGAAAAGGGGTTCAACGGCGTGGGTTTGACCGAAATCCTCACGGCCACCGGGGTGCCGAAGGGATCGCTTTACCATCATTTTCCGGGCGGCAAACCCGATCTCGCACTTGAGGCGGCCGAGCTTGCCCACCGCGAAACCCTGCGCATCATCGATGACGCATTCGGGTCGGCGGCGGACTTCGAGGCGGGGGCGGCGACGCTGTTTTACAAGCTGGCAAAGCTGTTTGATCTGATGGGCAAGACCGCCGGGTGTCCGATCTCGCAAATTCTGTTCGACGGGGCTGAGGATGCGACGTTTCGCACCGCGACAGCGCGGTATTTCGAGACGTGGATGGCGACGATCGCGGCGCATGCGGAGCGGTTGGGCGTGGACGGCGCGGTTGCCGATGCGCAGGCGAAGCGGCTGTTTCTGACGCTGCAGGGGGCGTGGACCCTCGCGCGGGCCACGGGCCGGTCGGATACGTTGCGCGAGGTGCCGGCGCTGTTGTTTGCGGCGCCGCGGTAG
- a CDS encoding DUF2796 domain-containing protein: MMRLSTTALFLITATHLAAEDARQLDAHEHGVGQLNIAFDDGQIAMELQAPGADIVGFEYAAQSADDRAKVDAAVAALARPLDLFVLPRAAGCSVVQAAASLNSEDLHDEHDEEDHAGHDHAHDHEEEKHAEHAEEEHDHEAHAEAAGHTEFHAEYLLACADPAQATLIEFAYFDRFAGAQELEVQIISDQGATAFEVMRTAPTLDLRDMF, translated from the coding sequence ATGATGAGACTTTCGACCACTGCATTATTTCTGATCACCGCGACGCACCTGGCCGCCGAGGACGCGCGCCAGCTGGACGCGCATGAACACGGGGTCGGGCAATTGAATATCGCCTTCGACGACGGGCAAATCGCGATGGAGCTGCAGGCGCCGGGCGCCGATATCGTTGGGTTCGAATATGCCGCCCAATCCGCGGATGATCGTGCCAAGGTGGATGCGGCGGTTGCCGCGCTGGCCCGCCCTCTGGATCTGTTTGTCCTGCCTCGGGCCGCAGGATGCAGCGTGGTACAGGCGGCGGCGTCGCTCAACAGCGAGGACCTGCATGATGAACATGACGAGGAAGATCACGCCGGGCACGATCACGCCCATGACCACGAAGAAGAGAAGCACGCAGAGCACGCCGAGGAGGAACATGACCACGAGGCGCACGCCGAGGCCGCCGGTCATACGGAGTTTCATGCGGAATATCTGTTGGCCTGTGCCGATCCTGCGCAGGCGACCTTGATCGAATTTGCCTATTTCGACCGGTTCGCCGGGGCGCAGGAGCTCGAGGTGCAGATCATTTCGGATCAGGGGGCCACGGCCTTCGAGGTGATGCGCACGGCGCCAACGCTCGATCTGCGCGATATGTTCTGA
- a CDS encoding ABC transporter ATP-binding protein: MQTDPAILKLKHVRYRWPGRSSFALEVPDFGVAPSESVLLLGESGSGKSTLLSLVCGTIAPDAGSVAVAGTDIATLSAGARDRFRAERIGLIFQQFNLLPYASVRDNILLPLRFAPKRRARVADPQDAVRALCRDLGLPADTVTAPAGTLSVGQQQRVAAARALIGGPPLIIADEPTSALDAATQATFLKLLFDQAATCGSTLLMVSHDARLAPHFDRVVQMSDIARAGQVA, translated from the coding sequence GTGCAGACGGACCCCGCGATCCTGAAGCTGAAGCACGTCCGCTACCGGTGGCCGGGGCGGTCGTCGTTCGCGCTGGAGGTGCCGGATTTCGGTGTGGCGCCGTCCGAGAGCGTACTGCTTCTGGGCGAAAGCGGGTCGGGCAAGTCGACGCTGCTGTCGCTCGTGTGCGGGACCATTGCGCCCGATGCGGGGTCGGTCGCGGTGGCGGGCACGGATATCGCGACGCTGTCGGCGGGCGCGCGCGACAGGTTTCGTGCGGAACGGATCGGGCTGATTTTCCAGCAGTTCAACCTGCTGCCCTATGCCAGTGTGCGCGACAATATCCTGCTGCCGCTGCGCTTTGCGCCAAAGCGGCGGGCGCGGGTTGCCGATCCTCAGGATGCGGTGCGCGCGCTGTGCCGTGATCTGGGGCTGCCGGCCGATACGGTCACGGCCCCTGCGGGCACATTGAGTGTCGGGCAACAGCAGCGGGTCGCCGCGGCGCGCGCGTTGATCGGGGGGCCGCCGCTGATCATCGCGGACGAACCGACATCGGCGCTGGATGCCGCGACGCAGGCGACGTTTCTCAAACTGCTGTTCGATCAGGCCGCAACCTGTGGCAGCACCCTGTTGATGGTGAGCCACGACGCCCGGCTGGCACCGCATTTTGACCGGGTGGTGCAGATGTCCGACATTGCGCGGGCAGGGCAGGTGGCATGA
- a CDS encoding ABC transporter permease: MIFRLAWGSLMARALTVAMTTLAIALSVALFLGVEKVRTGAKASFADTISGTDLIVGARSGSVQLLLYSVFRIGNATNNLTWESYGDIAARPEVDWIVPISLGDSHRQFRVMGTTAAFFERYKYRAGQSLAVAEGAVLDDLFDAVIGADVAATLGYEVDDPIVVSHGLASFVAHENQPFRVAGVLEKTGTPVDRTVIVSLEAIEAIHVDWQSGAQIPGQVTSPEDIRKMALEPQAVTAALVGVKSRLQVFALQRAINEYPAEPLLAILPGVALQELWQIVGIAETALIAVSGMVVVTALIGMMATIFSSLSERRREMAIFRAMGARPRVIVSLLVLEAVMMAAIGAVVGLVLLYLGLWVAQPMIDAAFGLWLPIEPPTLREVWVLAGVVAAGAIVSLVPALRAYRMSLADGMMVRI; the protein is encoded by the coding sequence ATGATCTTTCGACTGGCCTGGGGATCGTTGATGGCGCGGGCGCTGACGGTGGCGATGACGACGCTGGCAATCGCGCTGTCCGTTGCGTTGTTTCTGGGGGTCGAAAAGGTCCGCACGGGCGCAAAGGCGAGCTTTGCCGACACGATTTCGGGGACCGATCTGATCGTGGGCGCGCGCTCCGGGTCTGTGCAACTGCTGCTCTATTCCGTGTTTCGCATCGGCAATGCCACCAACAATCTGACATGGGAAAGCTACGGCGATATTGCCGCGCGGCCCGAAGTCGACTGGATCGTGCCGATTTCGCTGGGCGACAGCCACCGACAGTTTCGGGTCATGGGCACCACCGCGGCGTTTTTCGAACGCTACAAATACCGCGCCGGACAGTCGCTGGCAGTGGCGGAAGGCGCGGTGCTGGACGATCTGTTCGATGCGGTCATCGGGGCCGATGTGGCGGCGACGCTGGGCTATGAGGTCGATGATCCGATTGTGGTGTCCCACGGGCTCGCGTCTTTTGTCGCCCATGAGAACCAGCCCTTTCGCGTGGCTGGCGTGCTGGAGAAAACCGGTACGCCCGTCGACCGTACGGTGATCGTGAGCCTTGAAGCGATCGAGGCGATCCACGTCGATTGGCAAAGTGGCGCGCAAATCCCCGGGCAGGTGACGTCGCCCGAGGACATCCGCAAAATGGCGCTGGAGCCGCAGGCCGTCACGGCAGCACTGGTCGGGGTGAAAAGCCGCTTGCAGGTCTTTGCGTTGCAACGCGCCATCAACGAATATCCCGCAGAGCCCTTGCTGGCGATCCTGCCGGGCGTGGCGCTTCAGGAGCTTTGGCAGATCGTGGGCATTGCGGAAACCGCGCTGATCGCGGTGTCGGGGATGGTCGTGGTGACCGCATTGATCGGCATGATGGCGACGATATTTTCCAGCCTCAGTGAAAGACGCCGCGAAATGGCGATTTTCCGTGCCATGGGGGCCCGCCCGCGTGTGATCGTGAGCCTGCTGGTGCTGGAGGCCGTGATGATGGCGGCGATTGGTGCGGTGGTCGGACTGGTCCTGCTGTATCTTGGCCTGTGGGTGGCGCAGCCGATGATCGATGCGGCGTTCGGGCTATGGTTGCCGATCGAGCCGCCGACCCTGCGCGAGGTCTGGGTGCTGGCAGGCGTGGTGGCCGCTGGCGCGATTGTGAGTCTTGTGCCCGCACTCCGTGCCTACCGGATGTCGCTTGCAGATGGTATGATGGTGAGGATTTGA
- a CDS encoding DUF3299 domain-containing protein → MNMSRRMMVSSAFAGAVMPRTAFAAAPRQIGWEDLIPKGVPYGEIIGPGEIDEANDRWLPEFDANAKKLNKALHGAYIKMPGYVLPLDMSSGGVTSFIMVPYVGACIHTPPPPANQLVFVDTKAPWPSDQMWDPVWVTGIMRHEMQSTSIAEIGYAMTAEKIEVYEW, encoded by the coding sequence ATGAACATGTCACGCAGAATGATGGTGTCGAGCGCCTTTGCCGGTGCGGTGATGCCCCGCACGGCGTTTGCCGCGGCACCGCGCCAGATCGGGTGGGAAGATCTGATCCCCAAGGGCGTGCCCTACGGTGAAATCATCGGACCCGGAGAGATCGACGAGGCCAACGACAGGTGGTTGCCCGAATTCGATGCAAACGCCAAGAAGCTCAACAAGGCGCTGCATGGCGCCTATATCAAGATGCCCGGCTATGTGCTGCCGCTCGATATGTCGAGCGGGGGTGTGACCAGCTTTATCATGGTGCCCTATGTGGGTGCCTGCATTCACACGCCACCGCCCCCGGCCAATCAACTGGTGTTCGTCGATACAAAGGCGCCGTGGCCGAGCGACCAGATGTGGGATCCGGTATGGGTCACCGGCATCATGCGCCACGAGATGCAATCGACCAGCATCGCCGAAATCGGATACGCGATGACGGCCGAGAAAATAGAGGTGTACGAGTGGTAA
- a CDS encoding DUF3299 domain-containing protein, producing MVKRGPGRRAVLAGLGALSLAPRAAVAKEYIDLNWTDLLPEGQPAMPPALQELLQHDGPGLSSQQPPSQGVRVDWNGEIVRLPGYIVPIDYSGSGVTAFILVPFVGACVHVPPPPANQLVFVTTSEPYESSGLFEAINVIGMFGTSSMSTQLADIAYALSADRIEPF from the coding sequence GTGGTAAAGCGCGGACCCGGCAGGCGCGCGGTTCTGGCCGGTCTGGGCGCGCTTTCGCTTGCGCCCCGTGCGGCGGTGGCCAAGGAATACATTGATCTGAACTGGACGGATCTGCTGCCCGAAGGGCAGCCCGCGATGCCCCCTGCCTTGCAGGAACTGTTGCAGCATGACGGCCCCGGCCTGTCGAGCCAGCAGCCCCCGTCGCAGGGCGTGCGGGTCGATTGGAACGGCGAAATCGTGCGCCTTCCGGGATACATCGTGCCGATAGATTATTCCGGATCGGGCGTTACCGCGTTCATCCTTGTGCCGTTTGTGGGGGCCTGTGTGCATGTGCCCCCGCCCCCCGCCAACCAGCTGGTGTTTGTCACCACTTCGGAGCCATACGAGAGTTCGGGTCTGTTTGAGGCAATCAACGTGATCGGCATGTTTGGCACGTCTTCCATGTCGACGCAGTTGGCCGATATCGCCTATGCCCTGTCGGCAGACCGGATTGAGCCGTTCTAG